A single region of the Anopheles funestus chromosome X, idAnoFuneDA-416_04, whole genome shotgun sequence genome encodes:
- the LOC125775178 gene encoding uncharacterized protein LOC125775178: MKVLAAVKSLTELKKITEDEQALVRLLQEAEILPPVQLCNKCNRRMKLKATRKANSCKWICKPTSSCTGWECTVRTDSIFKNSRLSLSKLIEITYEWSRDTKRSSAAAECGAGKSAIGKWFSILREVTAEHFEWSQGQIGGDGLTVEINESVLTKRKYNRGRVSANNQVWVVGGICRETRAIFLELVEQRNAATLHRIINQHVAPGTTIVTDSWRAYNGIDQRGFIHETINHSKNFVDPSDPFVHTQNIENLWRWVKPFIRSKGTKRGVLIKYIRKYEMKRQNQNSFLSVLQAIKAVQDFAQVFDSQYLKAIML, encoded by the coding sequence ATGAAAGTTTTGGCCGCTGTGAAAAGCTTGACCGAGCTGAAAAAGATAACGGAAGACGAGCAGGCTTTGGTTCGGTTGTTGCAGGAAGCGGAAATTTTACCACCCGTTCAATTGTGCAACAAGTGCAATCGCCGGATGAAATTGAAAGCAACTCGGAAGGCAAATTCTTGCAAGTGGATTTGCAAGCCTACATCGAGCTGCACGGGGTGGGAGTGTACTGTCCGTACGGAcagcattttcaaaaattcccgTTTATCTCTGTCTAAGTTGATAGAGATAACGTATGAATGGTCGCGGGATACGAAGCGATCTAGCGCTGCAGCCGAGTGTGGGGCAGGCAAGAGTGCCATTGGGAAGTGGTTCTCTATTCTGCGGGAAGTAACGGCAGAACATTTTGAATGGAGCCAGGGGCAAATTGGTGGGGATGGATTAACCGTCGAAATTAACGAATCCGTCCTcaccaaaagaaaatacaatcgCGGTCGCGTCTCAGCCAACAACCAAGTCTGGGTGGTTGGCGGCATCTGTCGCGAAACGCGAGCAATTTTTTTGGAGCTGGTTGAGCAACGTAATGCTGCAACATTACACCGCATCATCAACCAGCATGTGGCTCCGGGTACAACGATCGTGACCGATAGTTGGCGTGCATATAATGGAATTGATCAGCGCGGTTTTATTCACGAAACCATAAACCACTCGAAAAATTTTGTGGACCCAAGCGATCCTTTtgtgcacacacaaaatattgaaaatttgtggCGCTGGGTTAAGCCCTTTATTCGATCCAAAGGCACAAAGCGAGGAGTGCTGATTAAGTACATACGCAAGTACGAAATGAAACGGCAGAACCAGAACAGCTTCCTGAGTGTGTTGCAGGCCATCAAAGCTGTTCAAGATTTTGCGCAAGTGTTCGATAGCCAATATCTAAAAGCGATCATGTTATAA